A window of Cervus elaphus chromosome 23, mCerEla1.1, whole genome shotgun sequence genomic DNA:
ACTTTGTGCCTGGCCCTGGGCTAAGCACTGACCACACCCTCTTCCAGTCGCTCCTGACCCAAGGAAATGAGGGCATTACTGTCCCTCTTCTACACAAGAGGCACTGAACCTCAAGAAGGTTAACTCACTTGCACAATCACTCTGCTAGTGCAGGAAGCCACACTAATTAACTTACAAGCAGGTTTgtttacaggcttccctgatagcttagttgctaaagaattcacctgcaatgcaggagacccagattcgatccctcggttgggaaaatcgcctggagaagggaatggctacccactccagtattcttgcctgaagaattccatggacagaggaacctggtgggctacagtccatggggttgcaaagagtaagacacgactgaacaactaacactgtATTTGTTTATGCCCAATTTTTAATAGTACTGATAATAAAGGGAATTTACTGACTCTTGAAACTAGAAAGTCTAAACTTCAGGGTTGATTTGGTTCCCCAAACAGTCATCAAAGTCTGCTTTCTCCCCCTCTTTCTGATCTGCCTCATGGTACAAGGGTGCCCACCTTGGCATAGGAAGATGGCTGGAGCAGCACCACCACACATCACATgtccagaaggaaaaagagaaatagcaTCTTTTCCAAAACTCCCGGGAAACTCCTTCTCTAGGTTCAGCAGCCCTAGTCAGGCAGCCCACCACCCCAGAATTGCTGCCTTAGAGCCAGGAGTGTGTCTAACTTTCTAAACTCAAGGAGCACCGGAGAGTATAAAACAGGCTTGCTTGCAAGCCTACTAGAATGTTGTAGAGCAATGATTTGAACTCTGCTCATTCAAACAGTATTTACCGAGCCCTTGCTGTGGATCAGGCACAGTTTAGATGGTAGAGACTAATCTGAAAGCTCCCGACCTCCCATCTTCCTGCTGCTGGCTGGGCTGCCTCTCAGGGTTAAACTCTTGTTTTCATCAGAACCTAGTCCTGGTTAAATATCCTCCCGACCAGTGTTTCTAGGACTGAAGAGCTCTGTGACTCCAGGCTGTCACTTAATTTCTGTCTCTCGACCTCCTAGTTTATAAAATCGGGAACAATGATGTCTCCCTGAAATTATGAGAATGAAATGAAACGGGTTTACATGGGAAACATACGGAAACTTAAAAGCGACATCCAACACAGTGGGCATGCAGGAGGTCAACTCTCGTTTTCATACTAGTGATGCTGGGATTCGGAGTTTTGTAGATTAAATCCCAATTTCACTGGATCGGGCTTTGTAAAGACATTGTCTTGTGAATACGGTTCCAAAGAGGCTAGTTCAATTCAACGTTCTACTCAACCTGCAACTTATTTGTTTATAAACCACATTTttcactggggtggggggggcgcggGAGCCTATATTGAAGAGCCCATCCACTTTCTAAACTGGTCCTGAACTCTGAGAGAAACCGTTCCATTAGGAAAGCAGGCAAAGAAGCGCCCTAGTGTGGCCAAGGGGAACACACCCAGAACAGACGGCTGCGTCAGTTAACTCCTGCCTGGAGGCTTCCGCGCAGCCGCGATACGGCCCCAGAGCACCCGCCCAGAGCCAGGGACCTGCGAGGCTTCGTCCAATCAGAGGCCGCACCTAACCTCGGGCCGGCGTCTATAGACCAATGAAGACTCGAGCGCGCGGTCTTCTGGGAACGTGCCTCTCCCGGAAGCTGCCCTTCCCGTGCCACACTTAGGCGGGGCTAGCCTTACGGTCGGCCGCCCCACTGGCTGGAACGGCTATCCGTCGGGGGGCGGAGGCGGAGCCGGGCGCTCGAGTTTGCGCGTTTCTGGCTGGCCGCGCGCGGGAACCCGCAGAGGCTCTGGCTGGACCCGGCAGGTCCCGGGAGGGAGGGGTGTGGTGGAGGTGGCTCTTCCCGGCCCGCCTTGGGCAGGCAGCAGAGAACCGCGGAGCCTCGGCTGGCCCGGCCTGCGGTCACAGGGGGCTCCGCGTAGGCGCGTGAACGGAGCAGCCCACGCCGACCCTTGCGGTGATTTCCCCCGCACCGGCCCGGCCAACTGAGGCCCCCGCTGACCCGGTCATCTCCCGCACTGAGCAGGGCGGTCACTCCCGCGCAGGTAGGTGCCCCTGCGCAGGTCGGCGCTCCCTAGTCTCGTAGATGACCCCCGCGCAGGTGAGATGATCCCCGCGTACGTAGGAGGTGCCCCACCGTCCGTGGCCCCCGCATGGCGTGGATGCCGCCTGGTCTCGCCGCGAGTCTGGGGCGGTCGCAGCCCCGCAGAAACTACCGCTCCCTGAGGACGCCCGGGCGGGCAGCTGGTTGAGCTGCGGAGGCCCGAGATGCCGGTGATCGGCTTGGACGCCGGCTGATGGGGGCTCGGCTGGGGGCGAGGGGGTGGTGTCCAGCGAGGGAGACGGGCCTGGAGTGGGAGGTTACAAACTGGCCATCCTGGAACCCTGCGCCCCCAGAGTGGACCCCAGAGATGCAGGAGCCGGTGAAACGACCGCGCAGTCCCGGCAGGCAGAGTGTTCTAGTAGAGGGACAGATCAGGGGCGTGTCCACCTCGTCCACACTTgggttttctttcctccttgcGAAGTTGTTACAGTAACGCTTCATCAGTTCGCGGTGACCATTGAATGACGGGGTGTATATAAAGCTCTGGGAAGTAGAGTTGGGAGCTAGTGTTTACGAGGCTGGACTtgaggccccgccccctccccgagGGGGTGGTAGGACCCGCGTAGGCGCCTGGCCCTCAGCGCTCTTTTCAAGGCCGGCGCTCTCCCcgcctaccctctccttcccctggccAGTTCTCCACCTTCCTCTCCCTGACTGCCTCTTAACCTTGCCTGGGATCTTATCTCTTTcataagctgattttttttttcttttaaagttagaCACTCCCCGTGGCTcccgtaaagaatccgcctgcagtgcaggaaataagagatgcgggttcaatccctcagtcgggatgatcccctcgagaaggaaatggcaacccattccaggattcttgcctggagaatcccagggacagagaagcctggcgggctacaatccatggggtcgcaaagagtcgaaagAACActgctgagcatgcatgcacaaggttgaaatgaaaaaaaaaaaaaaaaaaactcagtatttAAGTTTGTAAATCTAAATGCATCCAATATTTTAGTAATGTTGTCCTCTGTTGGATTTTTTTGtagtgaaatattttaatcagGCAAGAAAGAATACAACTACAATAGTTATTgtatactctaaaaaaaaaaagcaaataatttttccttatgcttttggaccttttttttttttttaaggaaatgtttcattttggctaaagctgaaattcttcCTTGCTGTgaccaccccctcaccccacagAGTCTCTTCCTTCTGGCTGTCCTTTCTTGGCTCACGGGACTCCCCTGTGCTCCCTGGAGCTCTTGAGTCTTCACTCATTCCAGTCAACTGCAGCCTTGCTCCTTAGATAGAGCCCATAGTGAGAACTGTGGCCACCAGTATTGGTACTGTCCTGTCCTCACGACGTTTGTTCTCTTGCCCTGTTAGGAAACCTGCCTTCTCTTCCCAGGCCCGGTAGGTGAGCTCATGATAGACAGATCGGCCTTCATTGAGccactgttcccttctccagagtgtgGTGTCTGCACCAGACACATGAGGGCAGTCACAGCTGTTCCATGCTTCCAAGAAAAAGCAGTCTTCCACAGTCAGTTGTACTACAGCTTATAAAATAAGATTGTTAAAATTCATAGTAATAGCTGTCATTGCTGACCGTGTGGGTCTCAGGCTTTTTAACTGAGTGCGTGGTGGGTCTCAGGCTTTTTAACTGAGTGCGTGGTGTCCCCTGCTTCCTTTCATCCTGCGCTGCAGTCACGCACAGGTAGGGGTGTTCCTGTCTCAAATGAGCAAGCTGGGGCCCAGGCGGACAAGGCGTCAAAGGCAGCAGGGTGCGCCTAGAAGTTCGCCTCTCCACAGTGGGAGGACTGGTCCCTTGTGGGGCATGATGGTCATCAGCATTCACACAGGGTCTCTTCCACCTTCCAGCCCCCTCAGGTACAGGAGGCACCTGGGCCAAGGCCTCCCTTGGCGGGGCCAGTGATGGCGTCCGTGGACTTCAAGACCTACGTGGACCAGGCGTGCCGCGCGGCGGAGGAGTTCGTGAACGTGTACTACAGCACCATGGACAAGCGGCGGCGGCTGCTGTCCCGCCTGTACATGGGCACGGCCACCCTGGTGTGGAATGGCAACGCCGTCTCCGGGCAAGAGTCCCTGAGTGAGTTTTTTGAGATGCTGCCTTCCAGCGAGTTCCAGATCAATGTGGTAGACTGCCAGCCTGTCCACGATGAAGCCACCCCGAGCCAGACCACGGTCCTTGTGGTGATCTGTGGGACAGTGAAGTTTGAGGGCAACAAACAGCGGGACTTCAACCAGAACTTCATCCTGACGGCACAGGCCTCGCCCAGCAACACAGTGTGGAAGATCGCCAGCGACTGCTTCCGGTTCCAGGACTGGGCCTGCTAGCGGGGCGGCAGGACACCCCCAGCCTGAACCCTGGGCTCACTCAAGCCTGAGGGGCCCCTGTCTGGGCATACAGCTGTTTGTCACAGCTGCCTTTTTGAAGTagtaaaatattctatttttctatttgccCAGTAGAGACTCTGGTTCTGGAAATTCTGATGAATAAAAGGTTCACATAAATGTTGCTTCTTTTCCCCTTGGCGGATGTGTTTGGGAAATACTGGGGAGAGGGGCCCAGGGGAACGAGGGTTAAAGCTGCAAGGCCAGCAGAAGGTACTGCAGAGACTGAGATCCAGGGCTGAGCACCTGCCCCAGACACAGGTGTGCACACAGGTGTACCAGAGCCGGACTCAGCCCGCACACACAGAAGACACCCTTGGGACTCTTCGAAAATCACCAGGCACACATCTTGGTCGAACTACTCCTGAATCTCGGAGGGTGGGCCTGAGCGTTTTTGGCATTTTACAAAAGCCCGCTAGCTGTCTATTAAAACACTTTAGAGAACCCCCTGACTAGGTGGCTGGACCCGAGCTAGGACTTCGCACCTGTGCTGGGAGTTACATAGATGAAAACAGGTAAGACCTGGAGTTAGCTAATAACTGCTTGTAAACAAGGAAGCTCCATTGACTACTCCCTTACAAAGAGGAGGAGAACTGCTTTTAAGAGGAAGAAGTACTGAGGTGGGGCTAGGGGGCATCAGAATTAGATGCTGGTTTTACTGACCCTGAGGACCAACTCACcccatttctcaaaaaaaacGAGCCGTTTCCATCATCCTTTGATTAATAGATAAGCTCTTGGCGGACACGCGGCTTCCCCAGGTAAATCTGTAATCAAAGGTCGGGCTTGGGGGCTGTGGGTTAGGATTAGGAATGGGGGACTTGTGTAGGCTGCACAGATGGTAGGGACCTCTAGGCCTGGGCTATGGTGTCCACCGGGGATGGCTGGGCAAGGTGGGCATTGCTGCCGTGTCTGGAAGGATCTCACTCCGCTCTGATAGAGGAAAGGGGGCCTGACCTTGGGGACTGGACTGGGAGCTGGCGGGACAGAGGGACAGGGCAGGAGGTTGGACTGTGGCTGCTGCACAGAGGGTGGGGGGCAGCGGCAGCCTGTACTTCAGGGCAAGCCCTGGTCAGTGTCCCAGGCTGAGATGCAGGCCTGAACACAGAGCCCGGTGAGTGTATGTGTGGCAGGTGGGGTCGGGGGTGGTGGTAGGGTATCTCAAATGCCTGATCACTGGGCCTCTGGGAGAAGCCAAGCAGAGAGTGGACAGGGTCCTCAGGGCTCAGAATTGCTAGAGGAGCAAGAACCCCCCAGTGCAGGAGGTCTGTTTTCTAAGGCCAGATCTAAGCAGTCTTGGGCtccccaggttgtgctagtggtaaagaacccatctgccaatgcgggagatgtaagaaaggcggtttgatccctgggttgggaagattccctggaggagggcatgacaacccactccagtattcttgcctggagaatcccatggaagaggagcctggagggctacaacccatagggtcgcagagtcagacacaactgaagcgacttagcacacacaaactAAGCAGTGCTGAGGCCTCAGAAAACCCACTGCAGTGCCCCAAGAGAAAAAAGACCCAGGTTCAGAGAAAGCCAACTCCTCTTACAGAATGCTCCCCTCCAAAGGCTCATGACAGAAACTCAGCAATGATGGAGGTTGGTGCAGGGGGCTAGAGGTGCACCAACTTGGCTGAGGGAGGGTCCGGACACAGAGCCTTCTAACCCTCGAGGCTTTGAGGGGCTTTAGGTGAATGCAAGACTGTCTCATCTGCAAGTGAGTGCCACATGTCATCAGGGTGCCCCACTGAAGGGCATCAGCTGCCCTCTGACCCAAGTCCACTGAGGGCTAGGTGAGACATCACTTGCTCTGTGGGTCTTCGCTAGTGCAGCTAGCACGCAGGCCTGCACTTCAGTGTAGCAGGGGCTCACAGCCCCTCTGAAGGGGGCTTGAAGAGGCAGACCTGCCTGTGATACAAATATGAAAAATCTTTGAGAGTTTCTGAAGTTCAAATACTTGGTAGAATATTAACAACAGTTGTTACAGGCAGCAAGAACAACATCCCAAGAACAGCTCAAAATACTTTGCACTATTTtcagccccattttacaaatgaggaaacttgcTTTgtgtttaaaaagacaaaaattgatTCCATATAGGCTTGCCCTATATGCACAGACCGCTGGAAGGATTGGCAAAACCATTAAGTACGGCTGTCCTTAGGGACTGGGTTCTAGAGTTTTAACGCGGAGACAAGGCACTTGATGCCGAATGTCCTCGTCGATTTTCATACAATGTGCGcatcatgttttttaaattaaaatctcagTTAATAATCAAGGCTGTTTTCACAGCCAGAAATAGGGGCATTTAAGTTGCGGACACCTCGAGGAATGGCTTCCCCCGCCCCAGAGCTTCCCGACCTGAGCCTGACCCTACCAGTGAAGTATCCAAGTAGATAACCACTTTGAAACATCCTGGATTCTCGGGGGGAAAaaaagcggggggtggggggtgttttATTAAAGATCACCACCTGGCCCTGTGAGAAGTTAGTCTGGAAACGCTGCCCAAATTTAAGGCAGGTGAAGACGTGCCTCATCTCACTGATGCCCCAGCTACCCAATACGGCTTGACCTGGCCCACTTGAACCGGATCTCGCAGTGGACCATACAGCCGGACCACGCTAGAAAACCTCTGCCCGGCCCCGCCGCCCTGAGGGTGGGACAGAGGGCCGGGCCCCCACCCTGAACCCAAACCGCGAGGCCACCAGCCTCGGGCACAGACGCCCGATCCGCCACCGCCCACCCGCCGGCCACTAAGCCGCGGATCCCAGCGCACTAAGGGCGGCCAACAGCCTCACTGGCGACTTCCGAGGACCCAATGGAACCCGAGGCTCCAGCCCCGCCCCTCGTCAGCGCCGGGTGGGCGGAGCGGGCAGCTCCGGCGACCCTCCCTGGGCAGTTTAGAATTTGATGTGGGGAGCTGCTTAAGGTCTGGTTCCAACGATTCGCTTTTAAATCAGATCTTTTCCTGGGTAAAACAGCATACCTTCTTTATTCATTACAGTATAGTGAGGGTTTCCTCAAACATTTTTCCAGCTTTGTTTAAGTATAATTGACAAACTGTCTTTAAAGTAtacatgatgatttgataaacATACATTGTGGAATAATTACCACGAGTtccattaaaatctttttaaaacgttgttttaatgactgcataataAACCAGTGCATGGATATATTCAGTGGTATCCTTTTGGGCAAGTAGGTTGTTTCTTAATTTTCACTTACATAATTACCTGAAAGTTGTTCACTCCACTTCCTCAGGATGACTACAGGGCGTTACATAGAGATAAATATCTATTCCCCTGAGACTGCATTTCCCATGCAAACTTCTGCTGCATCACATGTTGTGTTTAACTTTGGGTCAGTTTGTCCTATTCATTATCATTGCTTTTTATAGTGATGTCTCTGCCATGCGTACATGTATGTGAGTTGTCTATTTGTATTCTTTGTTTTGTATTAGGCTGTTGGTGTTTCTTCAGCCTAATTTTCTAAAGCTTCTTTGAATAGCCTGCTGTAATTTCTACCTTGGAACCTGATCAGGTAGCATTTCTAAAGGGAACTGAAGATAAAACTTATAATAATCACATCCAGTTTCTTCACTTTAATCATTAAAGCTATTATGACCCTGAATAAAGAAGTCCTTTCAGCACTGAACACTAACCAACTTAGTGGGTTCTGGGTAGAACACAGAATTTTGGCTGCTTTTTCCACATATCCTGCTTCTATGTCTACTTGGACTTTTAACAATTCTAAATACTTAATGTGCTCTTTTAAACACTTAGACTGTTTGTTAGTGACAAAGTAAGATTGCAGTGGTGTTACATTTTATATGAACTTGTCCTATAAAAAGTGGTGCATCGCCTATTTTGACATCTTGTGTTGAAGCAAAGTTGATTTCAAAACGTGTGTGGCCACATTAAATTTATCCAAATGTGGTGCTCATGATAAGaggatatatgtatttttaaaacatacatggCTTAATGGAATCTGAACTCTTTCCACAAATAAGGTgctatttatttgtatgtttccTATCTCCTATCATTAGCATATACACTTTTCTTGGAAACATTTTATTTGGGCACACATCTTGAAGactgaaaactatttttttttaaactattttttgaaACTATTGAGAGTTTTGATAAACAGAACATCATGCTGAAGACACTGTATGTGTAAAAATCCCTTGCTTAAATTTGCTTCCATCCATCAGTGAGCATGTGAAGTTGGAATCCccatgcactgctggtgggaatggaaaatggtgTGGTTGTCATGGAAAACAGGTTgggggttcctcaaaaagttaaatagagaattaccatatgatctagcaattctacttctagatacatcccccaaagaaatgaaagcacagaCTCAGATTCTTGTACACCAGTACTCATAGCAGTCACTGGCAGACCAATACCAGGAGAGCACATAGGTGAGAGAGAGCAGCAATGTGGCCAGGCAGCAGGGCTGGATTGCTGGACTTTAATGGGAAGCCCCGCCATGTCCCCCCAGCACCTTAGAAACCACACTTCTCAGTATTCACTTTTGGATTCACgcaaaccagacatggaacttCTAGGAAGCTATTGATACTTAATCATACCCTCTCTGGTTCCCATTTGATGTTTACCTGATCCAACAAGAGACAGCTCTGTTCTGTAGCGGCAGAGGCGTGTGGCCAGCACAGAGTTGAGTTATGGAAGTTCAATCCTGGCTGTCTTGCTCTCCCTGTGTGATCCTGGGTAAGTTGGCCAACCTCcctctgcctcagtctcctcattcaTATAATGGGGGTAATAATACTACCCCCTCAGAGTTTTGTGAGCAGTGACTAACATCAGTAATGGGGGAATGGTGTAGTAGTGGCCCACCTTCTGTAACCATGAAGCATACTCTGTTGTTATTATCCTGAGATTTGAGACCAGTTTGGGTGAAGTTGCTGGGAGGAGATCTGTTTGCAGGAGGAAGTCAGGGCCCCTggtgagggaggaaaggagactcCCAGGCTGGAGAGAGATTAAACGCTCAGGGCTTGCATCTGGGCCTGAGACCAACCTCCAGAAACTGGGATGATTTCTGGAAAACCTCCTGAGAAGGAGAACAACTGTGGGATCCACTTCCTAGCGCACCTGGAGGAAGGAAGAGCCCACAAGTGTGTGAGGAGGGCAGGGAACTGGCAGAGTCATCATGTTTTTTTAGCTGCAGTAGAAAGCAGAGATTGTGCGGTACCTACAAATCAGAAGCTAGAAAGTAGGGTGGAACAGATGGTGGAACTACTTATCTTGTTGGGCTTCACTGTGAACAGCGGCTGGCCCATTTCCCCAAGGTCACGGGCTTCTGCGCTGACTGCAACCAGGGAGGGCAGGTGGGCACAGTGCCAGGTGGCAGGGAGGGCGTGTGACATGTGCCCTGTATGGAGGAAGCGTCGGGCCATGGCAAGCTGAGCTGTCTTCTGCCACAGGACCTCCAGGCTCCCTGGTACTGGGCTCCTTCCACTAGTGACACTGCGATCATCAGAGCGAGGCCTCCCACTCTGTGATGGACTTGAGCACTTATAGTCCTAAACACTGAAGCTGAAGGATGATAAATAGTTATTTTCAATGGCTCCCATTCCTCCTTCCCTGACAACATGGAAAAGAGGCTGCTACCTAAGCCGCCCTTGCCTGAACCCTGGCATCCGGGCCCGCTACCCGGGTCCACACTACATCCCAGCCATTTCAGGCAGATGTTTTCCAGACTGGTACAGAGACAGTAAGAGAGGGCTTGTTCTAGACAAGGACCATGCAGAGGATCTGCCTCGTTTCTGGACGTTGTCTACACTGTGCAAACTGAACCAGAAGACACCGGATGAGAGGTCGGCGCAGGATATGCTGGGCCTCTGGGACAAATGAAGACAAAGGGAGGTTCGGAACGGAGACGTGAAGCCTCCGGAATGGGGCGGGTGGGCGGGGTGCAGCCCAGGTCTCGGGATCGCCTGCGGACAGCCGAATGCGCGCACACCCCCGGGAGCGGTGGCCCAAGAGCGAGGCTCCCGGGTTCTCAGAGCACAGGAGGCTCCGGCTCAACTCATGGCCGCCCGCGCGCCTGCCGCCCGCGCGCCTGCCGCCCGCGCGCCTGCCGCCCGCGCGCCTGCCGCCCGCGCGCCTGCCGCCCGCGCGCCTGCCGCCCGCGCGCCCACAGCGACCCCAACCCCCAGCTCCGCCGGGCGCTGCCCAACTAGACCTAcagattcctgcggcacgtggcggcgccccgccccccccaggtACCACGCccatcctggctcctccccaccGCCCCTCCCTCTCCCGGCGCCACGCCCCTCATGGCTCCGCCCTCCGCCCCTCCCTCTCCCGGCGCCACGCCCCCTCCTGGTTCCTCCCACCGGCCCGCCCCCTCTGACCCCACCCACCAGACGCTCCGCCCCATCCGGTGCCCCGCCCTCCTGCCGTCCCGCCTACCCGGCTGGGGCCCGGGAGGAGGGACCGGCGCGTGAGGTGCCGGTCGCCCCCATGGGTCACGTGACTCTCctggccctgccccctcccccccaaccgcGTCGCGAGACGCTCAGCGCTCCCGGCACAGTGTTCTGCGCAGGCGCAGACTCTACTTCGCGGCGGGTGACGCAATCCCGCGCAGCCGGCGGGGCGCGCGGCGGCACCGTGCGTCGGATCACGTAACTTCTCCGAACGGCTTCCACCGTCTCCAGTGCGTGCGCGGGCCCTCCCCTCTAccagctgggggcggggcctggcccGACGCGGCCAATCGGCGTCACCCTCGCCggctccgcgccccgcccccccccgtcCGTCGGGCCGCCTGTCTGTCCGTCTATTAGTGTCGGGGCCTAGTCCTCGGAAGCACGTCTGAGGCGGCGGCGGGGCGGCGGGTACGCGGCCAGCGGGGCGCGGGCGGCAGGCCTGGCCCCCGCCTCGCGCTCAGTGGCCACCCGCGGGCTGGGAAGCCGCCGAGGAGTCGGGGTCGGTTCAGCGGGCGGCGGGCTAGGGGAGAGGCGGCCACGGCCCCTGCGTCCGGCGGGCGCTGAGGGGCTGGACCGGGACCGGCGAGGCCGGCCTAGGGACCCGACCGCACCGAGGGGACGGAGGCCGGGTCTGGGCGGACGGACCCGACTGGAAGGCGGTGTGCGGGGAGGAAGGCCCAAGTTCGGCCCGGCCGCTCTGTGATCGTgtcaggccccgcccccgcgaAGCCTGCCCCGGGGTCGCCGGCCGGGGTGGCTGCCACCCCCACGGCGCCCTGTCCAGCCTCCAGCCCAGGAGCCTCTGTGGCCGGAGGGGCTGAGGGCCCTGCTCCAGGTAGCACAGCTGGACCCCAGCGCTGTGTCCCCGATCGCTCCAGTGCAGTAGGACGGGCATCCGGGGGTGGAGATGCCGTGGATCGTCCTCTACTTTCTTGGAAGTTTTCTTCGTAGAAAGATATTTTCTTCAATCGGTTGTTTTCAAAGTCAGACAGGATTTGCTCTCCTAACCGTCGTGGCCATGTATTTTATCTGGTTTCCAGATCAAAGTGTTTGTAttttggtcgctaagtcgtgtgtccgactcttttgcaaccccgggGACTCTAGCCGGCCAGgttccccagtccatgggatttcccaggcgagaatactggagtgagttgccatttcctcctgatGAAAGCAGCACACCTTGTTTATTGTTGCTTTAAATTCTGTTTAGGGGGTCTGGGTCTGCAGGCAAATAACAATCACCTCTAGAAGCAAATTGTTGCTTTAACATGTTTCATTAATAATAACTTTAGGGCAGCCTTAGTCTTTTTTCATACAAATGTCTCTGGAGGTACATTGGGACTTCAGAAAAAATGCTGAGACCTGATGTGTGACTTGAAAGTGTACGGGAGGAAAGTTAGGttttttaggtctttaatcagTTTATATCCTCTAAAGAACTGATATGTAATCCTCACAATTCTAATTTCTAATGCTTTGGAGGGTGCTCATGCATGAATAATTCTTGGTTTGTGTTCAAAGGTGTTTCTGGGAAGAAGCAACATGGAGAGTGGTGCGGTCCTGCTGGAATCCAAGTCCTCCCCAATCAACCTCCTGCATGAGATGCATCAGCTCCGCCTGCTGGGTCACCTGTGTGACGTGACCGTCAGCGTGGAATACCAGGGTGTCCGGGAGGAATTCATGGCCCACAAGGCAGTACTGGCAGCCACCAGCAAGTTTTTTAAGGAAGTGTTCCTTAACGAGAAGACTGTGGATGGTGCCAGGACTAATGTCTACTTAGATGAAGTGCAGGTAGCCGACTTCGCTTCGTTTCTTGAGTTTGTCTACACGGCCAAGGTACAGGTCGAGGAAGATCGGGTACAGCGCATGCTGGAAATGGCGGAAAAGCTGAAGTGTTTGGACTTATCCGAAACTTGTTTTCAGCTGAAGAAGCAGATGTTAGAGTCGGTACTTTTGGAATTGCAGAATTTCTCAGAGTCTCAGGAGGCAGAAGGGAGCAGCGGCTCCCAGGTTACCGCTGCTCTAGCCCCAGAGGCCTGGGCAGGGGTGGCCCCTGATGGCCCTCTGGCCAACGGGGTTGCCGGTTCTTTGGATCCCCCAGCAGAGAGAATCAGCAATGGCCTGTTGCCAGATCTG
This region includes:
- the NXT1 gene encoding NTF2-related export protein 1 yields the protein MASVDFKTYVDQACRAAEEFVNVYYSTMDKRRRLLSRLYMGTATLVWNGNAVSGQESLSEFFEMLPSSEFQINVVDCQPVHDEATPSQTTVLVVICGTVKFEGNKQRDFNQNFILTAQASPSNTVWKIASDCFRFQDWAC